In the Nicotiana tabacum cultivar K326 chromosome 16, ASM71507v2, whole genome shotgun sequence genome, one interval contains:
- the LOC107787841 gene encoding uncharacterized protein LOC107787841: MAKSKRNPSIKQSKQSSKSRSSSHGQKEEKPHSWAVVRSLFTCKHLQARPEQQIILKEEKIPKCEERGDNNKKCKKMKCSGSICSNTKVMHRPEPSPSPPKGRSCKNNGSTKVTLNNNNAISSFSSASSSSSSFSLHSTSAPSTSPTTSSLRGMPFRKLSGCYECRMVVDPIARDPSLRSTICSECGDIFTKLENLELHQAVRHAVSELGPEDTSRNIVEIIFQSSWLNKKTPVCKIDRILKIRNTPRTISRFEEYRDGIKAKATNLPKKHPRCIADGNELLRFHCTTFMCSLGLNGSSNLCTVPNCNICTIIKNGFKLATTDGTKKGILTTATSGKAHDSTRVVPDDDDDDDDDNDKRAMLVCRVIAGRVKKNLDGNLEEYDSIAGAAGVYSNLDELYVFNPKAILPCFVVIYKGF; encoded by the exons ATGGCCAAAAGCAAAAGAAATCCCAGTATTAAACAATCCAAACAAAGCTCCAAATCAAGAAGCAGCAGCCATGGCCAGAAAGAAGAGAAACCACATTCATGGGCAGTTGTAAGGAGCCTATTTACTTGTAAACATCTACAAGCAAGGCCAGAACAGCAGATAATATTGAAAGAAGAGAAGATTCCTAAATGTGAAGAACGCGGCGACAACAACAAAAAGTGCAAGAAAATGAAGTGTTCAGGGTCCATTTGTAGCAACACAAAAGTCATGCACAGGCCTGAGCCATCACCATCTCCTCCCAAAGGACGTTCTTGTAAAAATAATGGATCCACAAAAGTTACTCTGAATAATAATAATGCCATTAGTAGTTTttcctctgcttcttcttcttcttcttctttttcgctACACTCTACTTCTGCTCCTTCTACTTCTCCAACTACTTCCTCTTTAAGAGGAATGCCATTCAGAAAACTTTCTGGTTGCTATGAATGTAGAATGGTGGTTGATCCCATTGCTAGAGACCCTTCTTTGAGATCAACTATTTGTTCTGAATGTGGAGACATCTTTACGAAACTTGAGAATTTGGAACTTCATCAAGCTGTTAGACATGCTG TATCTGAGTTGGGTCCAGAGGACACAAGTAGAAACATAGTGGAAATCATATTTCAGTCAAGCTGGTTGAACAAAAAGACCCCAGTATGCAAGATTGACAGAATCTTGAAAATCAGAAATACTCCTAGAACAATATCAAGATTTGAGGAGTATAGAGATGGTATCAAGGCTAAGGCCACTAACCTTCCCAAAAAACACCCACGTTGTATTGCTGATGGAAATGAACTCCTAAGGTTTCATTGCACAACATTCATGTGTTCCCTTGGCCTAAATGGCTCCTCAAATTTGTGCACTGTCCCAAATTGTAACATTTGTACTATCATCAAAAATGGCTTCAAGTTGGCTACTACTGATGGTACAAAGAAAG GTATATTGACAACGGCAACGAGTGGGAAGGCGCACGATAGCACGAGAGTTGTgccagatgatgatgatgatgatgatgatgataatgacaAGAGGGCAATGTTAGTTTGCAGGGTGATTGCAGGAAGGGTGAAGAAAAATTTGGATGGGAATTTGGAGGAGTATGATTCAATTGCTGGAGCTGCTGGAGTTTATTCCAATTTGGATGAGTTGTATGTTTTTAATCCTAAGGCTATATTGCCATGCTTTGTTGTCATTTACAAGGGTTTCTAG